The following proteins are encoded in a genomic region of Gimesia algae:
- a CDS encoding VOC family protein, whose translation MKNPSFVNRELICTTFIVFVVSGLAALSASSKTVPDAEFAKSTVDFGIVVSDIDKSLAFYKDALGLKAREPFEVTPQMGADSGLSDNLAFKVYPLVLENDSTATNVKLMQFKEAPGKKVDNAFIHSSLGVSYLTIYVKDTTVALARAKAFGVEPIAKGPIALPEGFPKGIYLTLLRDPDGNLIELVGPKK comes from the coding sequence ATGAAGAACCCCAGTTTTGTGAACCGCGAGCTGATCTGCACGACTTTTATTGTATTTGTGGTCAGTGGATTAGCAGCTTTGTCCGCCAGCAGCAAAACTGTTCCCGATGCCGAGTTCGCCAAGTCGACCGTCGATTTCGGAATCGTGGTCAGCGACATCGACAAATCACTTGCGTTTTACAAGGACGCACTCGGGCTCAAAGCACGGGAGCCATTCGAAGTGACTCCGCAGATGGGAGCCGACTCAGGACTGTCGGACAACCTGGCATTCAAGGTGTACCCACTGGTGCTGGAAAATGACAGCACGGCAACGAACGTGAAATTGATGCAGTTTAAAGAGGCACCGGGTAAGAAAGTAGATAACGCGTTTATCCACTCTTCCCTGGGAGTGAGTTATCTGACGATCTATGTCAAGGACACCACCGTTGCTCTGGCACGAGCCAAGGCGTTCGGTGTTGAACCGATTGCCAAAGGCCCGATTGCTCTGCCAGAAGGCTTTCCGAAAGGCATTTATCTGACATTGCTGCGTGACCCCGATGGGAACCTCATCGAACTGGTGGGCCCTAAGAAGTAG